A single genomic interval of Sphingobium sp. EM0848 harbors:
- a CDS encoding spermidine synthase: protein MAIPVELVDTAQLPDGGELLLWRRGDDYSIRFGEDELMGNQVRHSEEALATLVCERLPHRDARILIGGLGMGFTLGAALSSLASSAEVIVAELVPEIVKWARGPLAHLFQDHLVDPRLSLEMADVHDVIVRQEAAFDAILLDVDNGPDGMIHLPNERLYCDWGLRSARDALRAGGILAIWSAYTDDDFVDRLENAGFDVEEVSIPALAGEEHVIHTIWLASKGD, encoded by the coding sequence GTGGCAATTCCGGTAGAGCTGGTTGACACCGCACAACTTCCCGACGGAGGTGAATTGCTCCTGTGGCGTCGAGGAGACGATTATTCGATCCGGTTCGGCGAAGATGAACTGATGGGCAATCAGGTTCGCCATTCGGAAGAAGCGCTGGCGACACTGGTATGCGAACGGCTGCCCCATCGGGATGCCCGCATCCTCATCGGCGGGCTGGGCATGGGCTTCACGCTGGGGGCGGCACTTTCATCGCTTGCATCGTCGGCTGAGGTCATCGTCGCCGAACTTGTGCCTGAGATCGTCAAATGGGCAAGGGGGCCGCTAGCCCATCTGTTTCAGGACCATCTCGTCGATCCCCGCCTGTCGCTTGAGATGGCCGATGTCCATGACGTGATCGTCAGGCAGGAGGCCGCATTCGACGCCATTCTTCTGGACGTCGATAATGGTCCCGACGGGATGATCCACCTTCCCAACGAACGGCTTTACTGCGACTGGGGATTGCGTTCGGCGCGTGACGCGCTGAGGGCCGGTGGCATTCTCGCCATATGGTCCGCCTATACGGATGATGACTTTGTCGATCGCCTGGAGAATGCCGGTTTCGATGTGGAAGAGGTGAGCATCCCTGCGCTGGCCGGCGAGGAACATGTAATTCACACGATCTGGCTTGCATCCAAGGGTGATTGA